The Camelus ferus isolate YT-003-E chromosome 34, BCGSAC_Cfer_1.0, whole genome shotgun sequence sequence ACTtacattttcattagaaaaaatgttttcatattatttgcatGATGTTACTttcttgtttcactttttaatgaaattctaattgttttaaagataataaatgctCTCTAATCTAATGAACATGGATTTcttcatagaaatattttacttaaaagagAGTCTAAAAAAATAGTCCACCATTTAGAGGgtataaataaaaactgaggctctcttttcttctccacaCCTGGTCTTCAGAcaattatacagaaaaaaaattgtcaagcCCAGTGGTGGTTAAACTCAAACTAGAAATACACTACATTAAgctatttattataaatacacTGCATTAAGCTATTTTTACTAGATACTTTATGATAGGCTAAGCACATTCCAGAAATAACtttaagaggaggaagaggtcaGACAGCTAACACCATTTCTATTGCCAAAAGGACATGCTATGCTTGAGCTCAGGAGTGAgtgtatttccaaaataaattaaatatatagatgTATCAGAAAAGATTTATAGGTATCCactaaaaggaaatataaataattgtGAAGAAACAGTATATCAGAACCTCACTAATGCCATCTAACACTTTATATGTATACAATACTCTACATTTACAACAGTAATACTCTGTATCTATACAATTTCATATAAGgtagaaaaatttcagaaagatgtATTACTGGGCCTAAAAAATGTATGGaccaaatatttttatcatattctttAGAATAATCCCACTTACAGGGTTTAAGAACAATAATTGTAAGGGCccacaggctccccagcctgtaaacactttttttttttttttttttgacaaagaaTTACCTTGTAATTAAGAAACTCAGTCAAGTCTAATATCAAAAATATCTATTTGGTAAGTCttgaaaaatgttcaaaacacACATAACTTAAGGATGTTCCTAAAAGCAACACTGTACAGCACCTTTTAATTCATAGAATTCCAAAAGATCCCATAAAAGACAGGGACTCAACACTTCAAAGTTAACAGGAACAATGATTCCCTCAGTCCATGGGGTGGAACAGTCTCCTCATTCTTGCTAGGTTAGAGAGAAAAAGTTTTCATCCCAGAAATATGcctaaaaataaaagccttgCACCAAGAGTATCAGATAAGAAAGTTGTTTTTCCTAACTTACACATTTTGGGGAGAATTTTGACTTCCTGGAACTCCCGTCTCCCATTATAAAATCATAATTTGTCTGAGCGTGCTTTcttgtcttatttaaaaaatttaggtaGAAATATCCATTGTACAGTCactgttattattaaaaaatcaatcaatctgcTTTCTGAGCACTAAATAGAGCACAACTTGGCCCCACAGAGTTTATACAATAaaagattttgtatttattactCAAGACTACACTTGTAATTTTCACCTGCACACaattttatatttgcaaatgaagcgTGTTTTCCAAATCCACTCATTGTGTCAAACCCAAAGAAAGCATAATTCAACACTGAAGACAGTTCACACAGtgattaaaaagtttacaaacgTAAAACTGGATTAAAAGATAAATTCTACTCACAGTTCTAAGTTTACATGTCAAAGTTAACATATTCAAATAATACTTTTCTGTAATAGGATGAAAACCCAAAGAATGTACTCAAAATAGCAGACATGGAATCCaaaaccaaccccccccccaaaccccTAACCTAGAAAATAAGACTAGATCAAATAATTTCTAAACTTCCCTTAAATTTCGAACTATTTTCAGATCATGGAATCAAGTatcagttatttttagttttacaactatgtgaccttggaagTCACTTGTTTTTAACCTCTCAgaaaagatacaattttatttaaaatatctcagcAAAGAAATTCTTTCCTACACATTTTATGAGTTTTATCATAAAAATCTACTTTGGTAACTTTGGTGGGTTGAAAAGTGCCCCCCAAAAGACAGGTATACTCGGAATCTGAACATATGACCTCATATGGCAAAGAGAGTCTTTGCAGATATTATTAAGTTAAAGCTCTGGACACGCGGTCATCCTGgatcagggtgggccctaaatccaaagaCACTGTCCTtgtaagagaaagaagacagagaggaaggcaTGTGAAgccagaggcagggatggggatgATGCACCTGTAAACCAAGGACCACCAAGCATTTCAGACACCggaaggcaggagagagcacAGGATGGGTTACCTTTCAGAGCCTCCAGGAGTCACTAACACTGCTGACATCTTaattttagacttctggcctccagaactgtgacagacatttttttaagccaccaaataCGTGGTAATCTGTAACGGCCATGGCAtccataggaaactaatacagtgatgtatttcaggaagaaaatcCCCTTTAAAAAGTGTTATCATCAACACAACTTATCTTTGGCCATCATATTTTCACAGTAGGAACAGTGAGAGGACTTCCATCATTCCtagatttttaacaaaaatcagCAACTTGATTCCTAGATAAACACAGAAGAGCCTCTAATTTTGTAACATGCACTATCGATGTGAGTCTGTTTTGCCTGATGCTTAAAAttacattcattaaaatattaaacaacttTTCAGTCAAGACTATTATCTCATCATCTGTAAATGTTCTTCAAAGGCTTTGCTACTTCTTTTGGAAGAGAATGAGTAAGTTCCAGCACCACAAAGCATACCCAGGTTTCTTAAACTTGGTGTAAAAAGCTTCCAAGCTTTTTGAGTAGCCAAGAGTATCAAAGAAATACCATGAGATAGctgcaaataattttattttcccatcattttttgGGCTTATGGAGcatgtcttaaaatttttctgttttttatcaCTTCACTGccttagattttatatatatatgcatatatacacacacacacacacatatatatgtgtatatacatatatttaaaatgtttgatatttaaaacattaaaaaaaagtcttatgaTCTGAGGCTTACCATGGTGCccaaaagaaattccaaaatttCTACTTACTcagttttcattatgaaaatagtCTAAATAATAAATCTATTTCTGGAGCTCCAGATAACCCTGCTATTACCACATGAACCTCTGAGTGTCCGGACTGTCTGGCCACTGAAAAGTCTTGTGCAGGAAGATGTAAAAAGTCAGGAAATTGATGACTGCATAGCAGCCCAGCTCACAGACAAGCCTGGATGTGGGCGGCAGGGGTATGTTAAGTCTATAAATGACATAAGGTAAAATGAAGTAACGAAACTCTAGCAATTTCTGAGGTACTGTAACAgcaaataagcacacaaaaaacATTAAATTCCAGAAAATGGGCTTTGACTTCAGTGAGTCCGCTATGCTCCAACCAGCAAATATGTAGAGCGGAACTAACAAATATCTCACAATTTCGTGTCTTTGGAAAACTCTCTTCCACACGTAGAAGGTGTAATGTCTGTTGTCTGCTAGCAAGTACTTATGAGCATAAGTAAATCTCCAAACTAAAAATATGGAGACTAAAGTCACTGCCAAAAACTGAAGTTTCCGTTTCCACACCAAGCAGAGAAAAGCCCTGATCTTGCTAAGAGACAAGAggtgaggaaaggaaaaaaagagagtaaaagagCAAAAGTAGAACAGCTGGGGAAAGTGCAGACAGGCTTCATGGCTGCTCCTATCGCCAATCACCACCCCGCCGTTGACGGCCACAAAGGCGCAGAAGAGCAGCGCGAGGAGGCCGTAGGGCCAGGTCAGGAGCAAGAGTGCACTCAGGTTCTTAAACGACGTGGAGTAGGCCAGCAGAAAGCGAAGGATTTTCCTGAATTCTGAAAACGGCCCTCTAACAGGGGGgagcctctcttccttcttcttctgcaGCTCAGTTTTCCAGGCTTCTGTTAACTTCTGTGCGATGACATTTCCGGCGCAGAAGACAGCCCAGATGATGTTTGTTTGACGAAACATGAAGCCACAAAATCCAAGCAAGGCTGAAGTTTTATGATTTCCATAAAGACACATCAAGTAGGCAAAAAGAGTAAAAAACATGGATCCTGCTTCTGTATaataaaggaagttaaaaaaatagagcGTGGGAAATATTGCTAACGTTACTGTGGACAAGATTCTCTGGACACTTGAGGTGGCctacaaggaagagaaaacacaGTTCACAATAAACAGGCTACTTCTGCTCAGCTAGAGAAGacatttactatatatatatataaaaaaaaaaaggcctgaatCTTActtacttaaataaaattattcagtatTAATCTAATTTCTGACTTTGCAAAAACACAGTATGTACTTATGAGAGCACTTTCTGATACTTTTTAGCTCGGAAGCCAATAAAACATTGCACGTGTCTGTCAAAATTCTACGGCTTAAAATACTTGGAGTCGTTCAATAAGTAGTTAAGGAGTTACTGTCTGCAAGACACTGAACGCAATTCTACAGGGAACACAGGGCGTGAATGGGACACAGTGTGGGTGGTTCCATTTCGGTGAGCTTATGTCCTAGTGCCGTCCATAAGCATTCACTGAGCCATCACCAccaatttcttttaaagatatcCCTTCAAAACTCTGCACCAGAGAGAATATACGTATGCATATAGCATTTATACCACCATACCCAGTGATCTTACTAGTCCGTGATGATATTACAGAGATCTTCCTGAAAATAGTGGGCCCGGTCTAAAGTTAAATATCTTCTTTTGCCCTGACGGATTACTTCAGAGTTTGAAAGTATTCTTATGCCCTTGAATTCCACCCTCCACTTACTCTAAATCACCAAGCCAGATCACGCAGTTCCCTTAATTAAAATCAAGAGCTGTCCATCACCTACCAGATAAAGGCCAAAAAACCTTCTATAACATAAAGATATTCATGACCTCTCCCCTACGACCTCTGTATTTTATAATCTTATGGTTTCAGATAGCAATTCCCTGCATCCTGTTGCTCAACGCCTTTCTGCTTCTGCTCATGCTGTTTCTCCTGCCGGCAGTCATTCCAGTTCTAGCCCTATCTGTCGATTCAGCTCAGGTGCCATCTTCTCTGAGAAGCCTCACCCAGTGCCACCCACACCTCTCCCTCCCAGTTAGGCTGCAACAAGTGctcctctgctccttctctgTATCCTCATAACCTTTCACATTTATCCCCCTCTCATAACTTACACCATTGAAATCAcctaagttaaaaataattattataactaacatttactgagtcttTACTATTACATCAGGCAGTATTCTGAGCACCTTCCATTGATTAAGCTCCTTTACTCTTCATAAGAGTCCTATGATGTAGACTctgtatttttcccatttaacagaCAAAAACATAGAGTCACTAAGGGGCAAACTGCCCAAAGTTACACAATTAGTAAATGgacagaattcaaacccaggtaatTCATCTCCACGGTCTGTATTCTTAAACCACATAAAAATTCCTCAGGTAAAGTCTGTTTCCCCTAACGAAGATAAAAGTTTTATAAGAAAGAGATTGCCCTACTTACACGTCTGTAGTCCCAGTGCTTAGCACACGAAATAAGCTCAGTAAATAGTTACTGAACTGGTTTAATTCATGAAAATTTACTTTATagattttataagtaaatatgaGTTATTCAAGTATTTTAGAAATTCaagtattttagaaatatcttctAAAATGGGGGTAGGGAACTTGCTTCATCTTTACAAAAGATACACAAATACTAAGGATTGAATACATTTTTCATCAATTTCATAAAACCAATTCATCGTAACTGTCGATGACTGTACATAAGCTTACAGTAAATTATTCTGAACACAAACCTTGTGTCTGGGTTGCACCTTGCGAAGaagcaaatataataaatagAAGTTGCCAACGCTGAAGAGAAGATTTACAAATCTGAGCATTCCAATGGAGCAGACAACATGTTCTGACCATCCAAAGATCCAACTGGCAGGTTTGACCACTCCGACTGACAGCAGGTATAAGCCAGGTAATGTAGTAATCATGGGGtcccacttaaaaataaaaggccgATAATGAAGCAAGAGCAAGAGGTAATACCAGTAAGACAGACATAAAGATATTAAGCTCAAACACATCTCTACCAACGATCAGGCATTTGGGGAAGTTATCCTACGACAAATCAGATACCTCCTCTAAAGAGAAGCGTTGCTTATGTTTTGCACCTGTACTTGCTCTGTGATTCTTAAGGTACCAGCAACCAGTAGGCAACAACCTGAACTCAGTTTCTATTTTCCAAGACATACTCTTTAGAGGGCCTGTATTTTTTGGCGATTAAATTGCAAATGCTCCAGTTGTAGAAAGGCTGGAAACATCCACTGGAACTCTGACGGGCTTAGAGATCAAAGTATTTGAAGGGATTAAACCACAGGCTCCATGACTGCTACCATGTACTGAGCCCGGAACTGTGCTAAGCCCTCTGAATTCAATCCTGCAACAAGCCCTAAAGTACTTAGCCTTTTACtgtcattttcagatgagaataacctgaaactcagaaaatatccAAGCCACATGACTAGCAAATTACAGCGCCAAGATTTAAAAGCAGGTTTAACTACAGATTTTGTATTTCGAACCACTACTCTATAATACCTTTTACCAGAAGGGATGgataatatgtttatttttgtacctGTACCTATATATCTACGtagcaaaatatatattcaaacatCCTGGCACTTCACTAGTTGCCAGTTAATCCGGTTAATAGACGGTCGCTAAAAACACCAAGGACGGAATTAATGTAACATATCACTTCTCAGAGGCTGTGGATTCCCCCCTGCCCCTCCTACTCAGTTCCTAAAATCCACAGTGAGGTGCCTGACAGGTGAGCTAAACCGAAGTTTTCTTGTATTTCCTGGGAGTAATCCAATGTCTCTTAACCCCTGAACTGGCAAAGAAAAACTAGGCTATCCGTTGCCAAGAAGAGGGGCAGTAACTCAGTTCCCCATCAGTTAATTTCCCAGAGCATTTCTTCCTAGAGACAGATCTactgtttactcatttatttagcaGGTATTTCACAGATCTCAGAGACAGGAACAGAGATAAAGAAcccagtttctttcctgtttgaaTTGGCAGGAGCTAAGGATAAGGGTGGGAGAAACCAGCGCCGGGGCCGGGCCGCCCTCTCTAGCGTGTCCTGGGCGGGACAGGCTGGAGGCCCCACCTGCGAGAGGGAGAAACGGCCCCGACAGCGGCGCTGGGCCGGGGCCGCCCTCTCTAGCGTGTCCTGGGCGGGACAGGCTGGAGGCCCCACCTGCGAGAGGGAGAAATGGCCCTCACAGTAGCGCTGCGCCTGCGGCAGGTGGAAGATCTCGTCCATGTAGGGCTCTCGCAGCGCCCGGCTGAAAGccgagaagaggaggcaggacaCTAAAAAGGTACAGCTCAGGGCGGCCGAGAAGTAGTAACCCTCCAGCTGCGCCATTTCTGGCCCCCTGGCCAAGAACCCAGTCCTGGAAAACGTGCGCGGGAGGCTCAATCCGGAGAGTCGCGCTTGACACTCGGGCTCGAAATGGGCGCGCAAGGCGGGACTGGCCCGCGGGGCCCGAACAGAGCCGGAAGGCAAAGGATGCTGGGAGAGCGCGGACCCCGAGCTTCCGGGAGCATCGGGTCACTGTTTCCCAATGGATGAGTTTAGGTAACGGATTGGGCTGTTGCCCTGTCAATCACGTTGCGCAGGGCGCGCTGAGTGGTCGGAACAGCCGGGAGGGGCCGATCTCGTCTGCGGACGCTGCAGTGGCGCAGCTTGAAGCTTCGAAATGAAAGCAGCTGCTTATCCTTAAGGTTTCCCtagggttgttgttgtttttcccctCTGATGATCCCATCCCTTACCTATAGGTGGCGGCGTTTCCCCATGTTTGCAATCCCCAAGCTCTTAAAAAACGTGCGCATTTTCCTGCCCAggttatttctgttttcacttaAGTGATCTGAATTACTAAAACATTCGGTTCCAAGGCATTTGATTTCCTCAGCTTTGGAGGGTGGGAGAGCGACCGTTGGTTGTGGAGCAAAGATTGAGACTTTCACATTAAAACTTGAA is a genomic window containing:
- the ALG10 gene encoding dol-P-Glc:Glc(2)Man(9)GlcNAc(2)-PP-Dol alpha-1,2-glucosyltransferase isoform X2 is translated as MITTLPGLYLLSVGVVKPASWIFGWSEHVVCSIGMLRFVNLLFSVGNFYLLYLLLRKVQPRHKATSSVQRILSTVTLAIFPTLYFFNFLYYTEAGSMFFTLFAYLMCLYGNHKTSALLGFCGFMFRQTNIIWAVFCAGNVIAQKLTEAWKTELQKKKEERLPPVRGPFSEFRKILRFLLAYSTSFKNLSALLLLTWPYGLLALLFCAFVAVNGGVVIGDRSSHEACLHFPQLFYFCSFTLFFSFPHLLSLSKIRAFLCLVWKRKLQFLAVTLVSIFLVWRFTYAHKYLLADNRHYTFYVWKRVFQRHEIVRYLLVPLYIFAGWSIADSLKSKPIFWNLMFFVCLFAVTVPQKLLEFRYFILPYVIYRLNIPLPPTSRLVCELGCYAVINFLTFYIFLHKTFQWPDSPDTQRFMW
- the ALG10 gene encoding dol-P-Glc:Glc(2)Man(9)GlcNAc(2)-PP-Dol alpha-1,2-glucosyltransferase isoform X1; amino-acid sequence: MAQLEGYYFSAALSCTFLVSCLLFSAFSRALREPYMDEIFHLPQAQRYCEGHFSLSQWDPMITTLPGLYLLSVGVVKPASWIFGWSEHVVCSIGMLRFVNLLFSVGNFYLLYLLLRKVQPRHKATSSVQRILSTVTLAIFPTLYFFNFLYYTEAGSMFFTLFAYLMCLYGNHKTSALLGFCGFMFRQTNIIWAVFCAGNVIAQKLTEAWKTELQKKKEERLPPVRGPFSEFRKILRFLLAYSTSFKNLSALLLLTWPYGLLALLFCAFVAVNGGVVIGDRSSHEACLHFPQLFYFCSFTLFFSFPHLLSLSKIRAFLCLVWKRKLQFLAVTLVSIFLVWRFTYAHKYLLADNRHYTFYVWKRVFQRHEIVRYLLVPLYIFAGWSIADSLKSKPIFWNLMFFVCLFAVTVPQKLLEFRYFILPYVIYRLNIPLPPTSRLVCELGCYAVINFLTFYIFLHKTFQWPDSPDTQRFMW